The genomic window ACGCCCTGCATGACACCCCAGAAGGTGCGGTGGCGCTTGAGTGGGTGCTGATTGCCTTCACTCATGATCGTGGTCAGTACCAGGGTGCCGGAGTCAGACGACGTTATGAAGTATGACGCCACCAGCAGTGTGCCTGCAATCGCGGCCATATCGCCAAGGGTGCCCAGATTCATGCCGTCAAAGGTGGCATAGAGTGCGGTGGCGACATTGTTACTGACAGCCTCAGCAATAGTGCCATTGCCGAAAAGGTCGATGTTCAATGCAGTACCGCCGTAGGCTGCCAGCCAGACAAAGGACAGCAGGCTGGAGGCTCCGACAACGCCGAGTACGAATTCACGAATGGTGCGGCCACGGGATACGCGGGCAACAAAGACGCCGACAAAGGGGGCCCAGGACATCCACCAGCCCCAGTAAAACACTGTCCACCAACCCTGCCACATGCTTTTCCAGCTGGCATCCGCATCGCCAATGGACTGGGTGGAGGCCTCGAGGAAGATATTCATTGATACCAGATCAACGAGGTAGTCTACCGACACACCAAAGAGCAGATTGAGAATGTACAGGGTCGGCCCAAAGATAATGAAAAATGCCAGCAGCAGCAATGTGAGCCACATATTGCTGAGTGAGAGGTATTTTATGCCGCGTTTGAGGCCAGTAAGCACTGAAATGAGTGCACAGATGGTAATGACCACAACCAGCAGTAACTGGACGCTGGTGTTCTGCGGCACATCCCAGATAGCGTTCAGTCCGGCATTGATCTGCTGAACACCGAGGCCCAGCGAGGTTGCGATTCCAAAGAGGGTTGCAAAGACGGCAATGATATCGACAAGCACGCCTATCCAGCCATCGACGCGGTCACCGAGCAAGGGGTACAGGGTATAGCGGATACTGAGCGGCTTTTTAAGGCGGTAGGACACAAAGGCAAGGGCCAAGCCAACCACGCAGTAGATCGCCCAGGCATTAAAGCCCCAGTGGAAGAAGGTGACCTTCATCGCGACGTCAGCGGCCTGGGCGTCGCCGACAGCGGCGGAAAAAGGCGTGCCGCTCGAAAAGTGGAACATGGGCTCTGCGATGGACCAGAAGATAATGCCGATTCCCTGGCCGGCCGCATAAACCATGGCAAACCAGGCAAAGAACCCGAATTCGGGCTTTTCGTTATCGTCGCCGAGCTTTATCTGGCCATAACGGCTGAACGTGATCCAGATGCAAAACACCAGAAAACCGCCGGCGAGTGCTACATACCAGCTGCTGGCGGTGAGGGTGATGAGTGTGCGTGCTGTATCTATGATGGATGCGGATTGTTCTGGTAGCAGAAGCGTGTAGAGGATGAACGCGAATATAACGGCCAGAGAGATAATCACGATAAACGGATTGATTCCCTTACAAAGCCCTTTGGTAAGCACCATGATGGCTACCTCATGCGGGGGGCGGGGCCCCTGAATATTATTCTTGTGTACCCAGGACCCGGTGAGTGAGCCTTGGGTTTTCGTATACCGTTGTCGCTCGAACAAGAGCGGCAGCTTATCTTCTAAGCTGCCGCATTACATCTGCTTAGCCCTTGATGATGTTGTGCTCGGGGCCGAACGGGAAACGGGTGATGTTTTCGGCGCTGCTGTCGCCCACCACCAGGATGTCGTGCTCGCGGTAGCCACCGGCACCGGGGCGGCCTTCGGGGATCATCAGCATGGGCTCGATGGATACCACCATGCCAGGCTCCAGCACGGTATGAACGTCCTCGCGCAGCTCCAGGCCCGCTTCTCGGCCGTAGTAGTGGCTCAGGGTGCCGAAGGAGTGGCCGTAGCCGAAGGTGCGGTACTGCAGCACATCGTGCTGGGCGAAGATCTCGTTCAGCTCGGCGGCGATATCGCTGCAGCGGGCGCCGGGCTTGATCAGTTCCAGGCCGCGGCGGTGCACCTTGCAGTTGATTTCCCACAGCTCCAGGTGACGGTCGGAGGCATGTTCCGCGAACAGGGTACGCTCCAGGGCGGTGTAGTAGCCCGCGATCATCGGGAAGGTGTTCAGGCTCAGAATATCGCCGGCCTCGACCTTGCGGGTGGTGACGGGGTTATGGGCGCCATCGGTATTGATGCCCGACTGGAACCAGACCCAGGTGTCCATCAGCTCGCCATGGGGGAAGGTGCCGGCGATTTCCCGCACCATGGCCTGGGTACCGGCCAGGGCGATTTCGAACTCGGGCACACCTACGGCGATAGCATCACGGATGGCCGCGCCGCCGACATCGGCTACCCGGGCACCCTGCTTGATCAGGGCGATTTCTTCCGCCGACTTGATCATGCGCATTTGCATGGTGGGCACACCGATATCCACGAAAGTCGCCTCAGGCAGGGCCGCCTGCATCTTGTGCAGGTTCTGCAGTGGCATGTGATCGTGCTCGACACCGACCTTGCCGCCGTCCTTGATCAGCTGTTTCACCGCGTAGAAAAAGTTGTCCTTCTGCCAGTCGGTGTAGATGACGTTATCGCCCAGCTGGTTGCGACGATAGGGCTGGCCACCGTCGATATTGGCGCTGATGCTGGTGTAGCTGTCCTGGGTGACAACCAGGCCGTAGTCGCGGCCAAAGCGGCAATAGACGAAATCGCTGTAGTAGTTGATGTTGTGGTAGGACGTAAAGAGCACCGCCTGCACATCATTTTCCGCCATATAGCGGCGCAGCTTGTCGAGGCGGGACTGCAGTTCAGCCTTGCTGAAGGTCGGGCGGACTTTTTCGCCATTGGGCAGCTGCAGGGTCTGGGGCATGGTAAGCATGGGTTTGGCTCCTGATTATTCTTGTAAAAACAGTAAGGCCGGACGATTTCCACTTCGGCTGAACGGGCGCGGTGCCCGGGCGTTTCGTTGGCTTGAACTGATCCTATCCCTCGCACCGGCATATTAAAAATCAATAGTTATAATGTATGTATTTATAATCTAAATGATGTGTGCCGCGGCGACAGCGCTGGCGTGGCGTCGCTTATATAGGTGCAGCTCGATAGCCGTGAGGCGCCGGTCTGGAAGTGGCAGACCTTAAGTGAGCAGTAGGGAATGAAAGGCAGGATTGAAAAAAGGGGTGTCTTTGATTGAGATGCCGCAGGGACTCGGGCGCGCTGCGCTCAGGTAAAGGTCGTCGATGTTGTGTGTGAACGAAGCAGCGGCGCCTGCGAACAAGCCCGCAGCTGATGACTACTTTAGTCTTGCATGGCGTCAACCTGGCGGTCGAGTTTTTCCAGAATGCGCATCAGGTCGCGGTACTCGCTGGCATCCAGGGCGCTGATCAGGCGGCTTTCCCAGGCCAGGGCCTTGGGGGCGAGTTCCTGGTAAAGGGCAAGACCCTCGGGGGAGAGGGACAGGTAGGTGACCCTGTTGTCCTGGCTGTCCTTTTCCTTGTTCAGGTAGCCGCGCTCATCGAGCTGCTTCACGCCGCGGGAAACCTTGGATTTGTCCATCTGGGTGATGCGCCCCAGGTCCTTGGCGTTCAGGCGCTTATCTTCCGCCAGGCGGGCGAGGATGCGCCACTCCGGTATGCTCACCTGGTAGTCATCGCCGCCATAGATGCGTGACAGATTGTCGCTCATGCGCCTGGCCAGATTTACCATGCGATAGGGTATGAACTGGTTCAGCATCAGTGACTTGGCGCTCATATCGGTGGGCTCGGACATGGTGGACTCCGCGGGTGTTTGGGCTGCGGTGGATTTTTGCATGCAGGCCGCCCGGCTGCAAACGCGGATCTCCCGATGGGGACTGGCGTTACAGTGTTGAGTCCGGCTGGTTTTCCGGCCGTGCGGCATCGAACGCGGGCAGGCGGTTACAGGCATCCCAGATCGACTTAATCTTCGGGTAGGTCGACAGGTCAAGCTTAAAGCGCAGGGCATTGTACACCTGGGGAATCAGGTAAAGGTCCGCCAGGCTGACCTCGGCCCCGTTGCAATAGGGCGCGGCTTTCAACTGGGTCTCGAGCACGTCAAAGCCTTCCGTTATCCAGTGCAGGTACCAGGCGGTTTTCTCATCCTCGCTGATGTTCAGGGTGCCCTTGAGGTATTTCAGCACCCGCAGGTTGTCGACGGGATGAATGTCACAGGCGATGAGGTTGGCCCAGGCGCGCACCTGGGCGGCGGCAATGGCATCGGCCGGCAGCAGTGGCGTTTGCGGGTACACCGCTTCAAGGTACTCCAGGATCGCCGTTGACTGGGTCAGCAGCTCGCCACTGTCCAGTTTCAGCGCCGGTAGCAGGCCCTGGGGGTTAAGCGCCCGGTAGGCAGCGCCCTGCTGCTCGCCGGTGAGCAGGTTGACCGGCGTAAGGCGGTGCTCGATGCCCTTGAGGTTGAGTGCAATGCGCAC from Marinobacterium aestuarii includes these protein-coding regions:
- a CDS encoding BCCT family transporter, whose product is MVLTKGLCKGINPFIVIISLAVIFAFILYTLLLPEQSASIIDTARTLITLTASSWYVALAGGFLVFCIWITFSRYGQIKLGDDNEKPEFGFFAWFAMVYAAGQGIGIIFWSIAEPMFHFSSGTPFSAAVGDAQAADVAMKVTFFHWGFNAWAIYCVVGLALAFVSYRLKKPLSIRYTLYPLLGDRVDGWIGVLVDIIAVFATLFGIATSLGLGVQQINAGLNAIWDVPQNTSVQLLLVVVITICALISVLTGLKRGIKYLSLSNMWLTLLLLAFFIIFGPTLYILNLLFGVSVDYLVDLVSMNIFLEASTQSIGDADASWKSMWQGWWTVFYWGWWMSWAPFVGVFVARVSRGRTIREFVLGVVGASSLLSFVWLAAYGGTALNIDLFGNGTIAEAVSNNVATALYATFDGMNLGTLGDMAAIAGTLLVASYFITSSDSGTLVLTTIMSEGNQHPLKRHRTFWGVMQGVVAAVLLVAGGSAALSTLQTASIIAALPFSVLMVLMCVALIKGVRQEYQRMESATLAGKVPAGELPQ
- a CDS encoding M24 family metallopeptidase, whose translation is MLTMPQTLQLPNGEKVRPTFSKAELQSRLDKLRRYMAENDVQAVLFTSYHNINYYSDFVYCRFGRDYGLVVTQDSYTSISANIDGGQPYRRNQLGDNVIYTDWQKDNFFYAVKQLIKDGGKVGVEHDHMPLQNLHKMQAALPEATFVDIGVPTMQMRMIKSAEEIALIKQGARVADVGGAAIRDAIAVGVPEFEIALAGTQAMVREIAGTFPHGELMDTWVWFQSGINTDGAHNPVTTRKVEAGDILSLNTFPMIAGYYTALERTLFAEHASDRHLELWEINCKVHRRGLELIKPGARCSDIAAELNEIFAQHDVLQYRTFGYGHSFGTLSHYYGREAGLELREDVHTVLEPGMVVSIEPMLMIPEGRPGAGGYREHDILVVGDSSAENITRFPFGPEHNIIKG
- a CDS encoding MarR family winged helix-turn-helix transcriptional regulator, whose amino-acid sequence is MSEPTDMSAKSLMLNQFIPYRMVNLARRMSDNLSRIYGGDDYQVSIPEWRILARLAEDKRLNAKDLGRITQMDKSKVSRGVKQLDERGYLNKEKDSQDNRVTYLSLSPEGLALYQELAPKALAWESRLISALDASEYRDLMRILEKLDRQVDAMQD
- the maiA gene encoding maleylacetoacetate isomerase encodes the protein MELFTYFRSSAAYRVRIALNLKGIEHRLTPVNLLTGEQQGAAYRALNPQGLLPALKLDSGELLTQSTAILEYLEAVYPQTPLLPADAIAAAQVRAWANLIACDIHPVDNLRVLKYLKGTLNISEDEKTAWYLHWITEGFDVLETQLKAAPYCNGAEVSLADLYLIPQVYNALRFKLDLSTYPKIKSIWDACNRLPAFDAARPENQPDSTL